A stretch of Microbacterium sp. 4R-513 DNA encodes these proteins:
- the groES gene encoding co-chaperone GroES — MSVSIKPLEDRIVIKQVEAEQTTSSGLVIPDTAKEKPQEGEVVAVGPGRIDDNGNRVPLDVAVGDRVLYSKYGGTEVKFGGDEFLVLSARDVLAVVVR; from the coding sequence GTGTCGGTTTCCATCAAGCCGCTCGAGGACCGCATCGTCATCAAGCAGGTCGAGGCCGAGCAGACCACCTCCAGCGGTCTGGTCATCCCTGACACCGCCAAGGAGAAGCCCCAGGAGGGCGAGGTCGTGGCCGTGGGCCCCGGCCGCATCGATGACAACGGCAACCGTGTTCCGCTCGACGTCGCCGTCGGCGACCGAGTGCTCTACAGCAAGTACGGCGGGACCGAGGTCAAGTTCGGCGGTGACGAGTTCCTCGTCCTGTCGGCTCGCGACGTGCTGGCGGTCGTCGTCCGCTGA
- a CDS encoding class I SAM-dependent methyltransferase, with protein MELAELTALLTPEGLRVLDELGPIDSADDVARTVSRLRSAGHSPDLVSAVVGQARLRTRARAKFGGFADRMLFTRAGLEQATRLPIAGRHAARFRDAGMGAVADLGCGIGGDALGLAALGLRVVAVDADDVTAAIAAYNLAPFAGDVVVRQGLAEDVVKEGLDVDAYWLDPARRTAGHSETSRTRPEDWSPSLEWVFDLASRHPAGVKLGPGLDRGLIPDDVEAQWVSADGSTIELVLWSGALARPGVRRAALVVRGDTAAELTAAGDAEDEPARALGAFVHEPDGAVIRARLIGEVARSLQAGMLDEHIAYLTSDAALTSPFVSSFRVREELPADTKKLARALRERGIGRLEIKKRGVDVDPAALRKSLSLKGDESATLIMTRIGKKRVALLADRVG; from the coding sequence ATGGAACTGGCCGAGCTCACCGCACTCCTGACACCCGAAGGCCTGCGGGTGCTGGACGAGCTCGGACCGATCGACTCGGCGGACGACGTCGCACGGACCGTGTCGCGACTGCGATCGGCCGGGCACTCCCCCGACCTCGTCTCGGCGGTGGTGGGCCAGGCGCGGCTCCGCACCCGCGCCCGGGCCAAGTTCGGCGGATTCGCCGACCGGATGCTGTTCACCCGCGCGGGTCTCGAGCAGGCCACGCGCCTGCCCATCGCGGGGCGCCACGCGGCGCGGTTCCGCGACGCGGGCATGGGCGCGGTCGCCGACCTCGGCTGCGGCATCGGCGGCGACGCCCTCGGGCTCGCGGCTCTCGGGCTGAGGGTCGTCGCGGTCGATGCCGACGACGTCACGGCCGCGATCGCCGCGTACAACCTGGCTCCGTTCGCGGGCGACGTCGTCGTGCGGCAGGGGCTCGCGGAGGACGTCGTGAAGGAAGGGCTCGACGTCGACGCGTACTGGCTCGATCCCGCCCGCCGCACGGCCGGTCACAGCGAGACCTCCCGGACGCGGCCGGAGGACTGGTCGCCGTCGCTCGAGTGGGTCTTCGACCTCGCGTCGCGGCATCCCGCCGGCGTGAAGCTCGGCCCGGGGCTCGACCGTGGCCTCATCCCCGACGACGTGGAGGCGCAGTGGGTCAGCGCCGACGGCTCGACGATCGAGCTCGTGCTGTGGTCGGGCGCGCTCGCGCGACCCGGAGTGCGTCGGGCCGCCCTCGTCGTGCGGGGCGACACGGCGGCGGAGCTCACCGCGGCGGGCGATGCCGAGGATGAGCCCGCTCGCGCGCTGGGCGCGTTCGTGCACGAGCCCGACGGCGCCGTCATCCGGGCGCGGCTCATCGGCGAGGTGGCCCGGTCGCTTCAGGCCGGCATGCTCGACGAGCACATCGCCTACCTCACCTCGGACGCGGCCCTCACGAGCCCGTTCGTCTCGTCGTTCCGCGTGCGGGAGGAGCTTCCCGCCGACACGAAGAAGCTCGCGCGGGCGCTGCGCGAGCGGGGCATCGGGCGGCTCGAGATCAAGAAGCGAGGGGTGGATGTCGACCCCGCGGCACTGCGGAAGTCTCTGTCGCTCAAGGGCGACGAGTCCGCGACGCTCATCATGACCCGCATCGGCAAGAAGCGCGTCGCGCTGCTCGCCGACCGTGTCGGCTGA
- the tsaD gene encoding tRNA (adenosine(37)-N6)-threonylcarbamoyltransferase complex transferase subunit TsaD: MQRHGSEPLVLGIETSCDETGIGIVRGRTLLSNTIASSMDEHARYGGVVPEVAARAHLEALQPSIEAALAESGVTLADLDAVAVTSGPGLAGALMVGVGAAKALAVSLDRPLYAVNHLVGHIAADILDADAPPLEYPTVALLVSGGHTSLLLVRDLTTDVELLGETMDDAAGEAFDKVARVLGLPYPGGPQIDRVAASGDPAAIPFPRGLSRASDLAKHRYDFSFSGLKTAVARWVEQREAVGEPVPVADVAASFREAVVDVLVTKALAACRDHGVPRLLLGGGVIANRRLRDVAIERADAAGVTVRIPPLSLCTDNGAMIAALASELIMSGRRPSTLEFGADSTLPVTEIQVAEAPGEAAA; this comes from the coding sequence GTGCAGAGGCATGGGTCCGAGCCGCTCGTGCTCGGCATCGAGACGAGCTGCGACGAGACGGGCATCGGGATCGTGCGCGGCCGCACGCTCCTCAGCAACACGATCGCGAGCAGCATGGACGAGCACGCGCGCTACGGCGGCGTCGTCCCCGAGGTCGCCGCCCGCGCCCACCTCGAGGCCCTGCAGCCGTCGATCGAGGCCGCGCTCGCGGAGTCGGGCGTCACGCTCGCCGATCTCGATGCCGTCGCGGTGACGTCCGGGCCCGGGCTCGCGGGAGCCCTCATGGTGGGCGTCGGCGCCGCGAAGGCGCTCGCCGTCTCGCTCGACCGGCCGCTGTACGCCGTCAATCACCTCGTGGGTCACATCGCCGCCGACATCCTCGATGCGGACGCGCCGCCGCTCGAGTATCCGACCGTCGCGCTGCTCGTGAGCGGCGGCCACACCTCGCTCCTCCTCGTCCGCGACCTCACGACCGACGTCGAGCTCCTGGGCGAGACGATGGACGACGCCGCCGGCGAGGCGTTCGACAAGGTCGCCCGGGTGCTCGGGCTGCCCTATCCCGGCGGTCCTCAGATCGACCGTGTCGCGGCATCCGGAGATCCCGCGGCGATCCCGTTCCCGCGAGGGCTGTCGCGCGCCTCCGATCTGGCGAAGCACCGCTACGACTTCTCGTTCTCGGGTCTCAAGACCGCCGTCGCCCGGTGGGTCGAGCAGCGCGAGGCCGTGGGCGAGCCCGTCCCCGTGGCCGATGTCGCGGCGAGCTTCCGCGAGGCGGTGGTCGACGTCCTCGTCACCAAGGCCCTCGCGGCGTGCCGCGACCACGGCGTCCCACGCCTCCTGCTCGGCGGCGGCGTCATCGCGAACCGCCGGCTGCGCGACGTCGCGATCGAGCGGGCGGATGCCGCGGGCGTGACGGTGCGGATCCCTCCGCTCTCGCTCTGCACCGACAACGGCGCCATGATCGCGGCCCTCGCGTCCGAGCTCATCATGTCGGGCCGCCGGCCTTCGACCCTCGAGTTCGGTGCGGATTCGACGCTCCCCGTGACCGAGATCCAGGTCGCGGAGGCGCCCGGCGAGGCGGCGGCGTGA
- the rimI gene encoding ribosomal protein S18-alanine N-acetyltransferase, translating to MTLRAATPADLGAIMALERASFPTDAWSDAMMRQELSSRHGFYLVAEEAGRLVGYAGLRAPAGSKDADVQTIAIAESARGRGRGRAILEALLAEASARRIEEVFLEVRADNPVAQALYASEGFAEVGRRPRYYQPDDVDAVVMRLDVRAWAAARAADPDDAGVCT from the coding sequence ATGACCCTTCGCGCGGCGACGCCCGCCGACCTCGGCGCGATCATGGCGCTGGAGCGCGCATCCTTCCCGACCGACGCCTGGTCGGACGCGATGATGCGCCAGGAGCTCTCGTCGCGCCACGGGTTCTACCTCGTCGCCGAAGAGGCCGGCCGTCTCGTCGGCTACGCGGGGCTGCGCGCGCCCGCGGGATCGAAGGATGCCGACGTCCAGACGATCGCGATCGCCGAGTCGGCCCGGGGCCGGGGTCGCGGGCGGGCGATCCTCGAGGCGCTCCTCGCCGAGGCATCCGCTCGCCGCATCGAGGAGGTCTTCCTCGAGGTGCGCGCCGACAACCCCGTGGCGCAGGCGCTCTACGCGTCGGAGGGCTTCGCCGAGGTCGGACGCCGCCCGCGGTACTACCAGCCCGACGATGTGGACGCCGTCGTGATGCGGCTCGACGTGCGCGCGTGGGCCGCCGCCCGCGCTGCGGATCCCGACGATGCGGGGGTGTGCACGTGA
- the tsaB gene encoding tRNA (adenosine(37)-N6)-threonylcarbamoyltransferase complex dimerization subunit type 1 TsaB — MILGIDTSLGTAVAVVEADGVVRSETESVDPRGHAEVIGNLIERALAEASLRPSDVTHVAAGMGPGPFTGLRVGIAAARAFALGRGIPVIPVVSHDAVALELLLHSALTGGRDNTDDDAFAVVTDARRRELAYTLYRGIDDDGLPVRVEGPALSPRDELDALLADRGALRRDADRIPAVMLALAAARAVVAGRQIGPADALYLRSPDVTLSSGPKRVTAPTGGAA, encoded by the coding sequence GTGATCCTCGGCATCGACACGTCCCTCGGCACCGCCGTCGCGGTGGTCGAGGCCGACGGTGTCGTGCGGTCGGAGACCGAGAGCGTCGACCCACGCGGACACGCCGAGGTCATCGGCAACCTCATCGAGCGGGCGCTCGCCGAGGCATCCCTCCGCCCCTCCGACGTGACGCACGTCGCGGCGGGGATGGGCCCGGGGCCCTTCACGGGCCTGCGGGTCGGGATCGCCGCCGCGCGGGCGTTCGCGCTCGGTCGCGGCATCCCGGTGATCCCGGTCGTGAGCCACGACGCGGTCGCCCTCGAGCTGCTGCTGCACAGCGCGCTGACCGGCGGCCGCGACAACACCGACGACGACGCGTTCGCGGTCGTGACCGACGCCCGCCGGCGGGAGCTGGCGTACACCCTCTACCGCGGCATCGACGATGACGGCCTCCCCGTCCGCGTCGAGGGTCCGGCGCTGTCGCCCCGCGACGAGCTCGACGCGCTGCTCGCCGACCGTGGCGCCCTCCGCCGGGACGCCGACCGCATCCCGGCCGTCATGCTCGCGCTCGCGGCCGCCCGTGCCGTCGTGGCCGGTCGGCAGATCGGTCCCGCCGACGCGCTCTACCTGCGCTCTCCCGATGTGACGCTGTCGAGCGGGCCGAAGCGCGTGACGGCACCGACGGGCGGTGCGGCATGA
- the tsaE gene encoding tRNA (adenosine(37)-N6)-threonylcarbamoyltransferase complex ATPase subunit type 1 TsaE encodes MSTTTDGLQALAGRREIDTPAAMEEFGEQLGRMLRPGDVLVLTGPLGAGKTTLTRGIAAGLGVRGPVQSPTFVIARTHPSLVGGAPLVHVDAYRLGSAAELDDLDIDFDTSVVVVEWGRGLVDKVADSWWDIELEREWGGTGVDTACGTSGPAAAQMDADAPRVLTLTRHSPDTAGR; translated from the coding sequence ATGAGCACGACCACCGATGGACTCCAGGCGCTCGCGGGCCGCCGCGAGATCGACACACCCGCGGCCATGGAGGAGTTCGGCGAGCAGCTGGGGCGGATGCTGCGCCCCGGCGACGTCCTCGTGCTGACGGGCCCGCTCGGCGCGGGCAAGACGACCCTGACCCGAGGGATCGCGGCCGGTCTCGGCGTGCGCGGCCCCGTGCAGAGCCCCACCTTCGTGATCGCGCGCACGCACCCCTCGCTCGTCGGCGGCGCACCGCTCGTGCACGTCGACGCCTACCGCCTCGGCTCGGCCGCCGAGCTCGACGACCTCGACATCGACTTCGACACGTCGGTCGTCGTCGTCGAGTGGGGGCGCGGCCTCGTCGACAAGGTCGCCGACTCGTGGTGGGACATCGAGCTCGAGCGCGAGTGGGGCGGGACCGGGGTCGACACGGCGTGCGGCACGAGCGGCCCGGCGGCGGCGCAGATGGACGCCGATGCTCCGCGCGTCCTGACGCTCACGCGCCACTCGCCCGACACAGCCGGTCGTTGA
- the alr gene encoding alanine racemase, whose product MSRLPDGVLREATIDVGAISANVRHLRRLTGSEVIAVVKADGYGHGAVRSAVAALDGGASRIGVADVGEALALRRAGVDAPILAWLHAPGANFREAAAASIELGISSFDQLLQASAAASVDRPVAVHLKVETGLGRNGIAPEDYRVVFSEAARLERIGKLRVLGVFSHLSNASADDDRAAVRVFHDALGVAAAAGLAPPLRHIAASHAAIALPESRLGCVRLGVSIYGLSPFADRDSGDLGLRPAMTLRAPVAAVRRVPAGHGVSYGYDYRTDRETTLALVPLGYADGVPRSASGAGPVSIDGSRFRVAGRIAMDQFVVDVGDHPVRVGDEVVLFGDPTLGVPSADGWADAASTINYEIVTRIGPRVPRRQVSS is encoded by the coding sequence GTGAGCCGCCTGCCCGACGGCGTCCTGAGAGAGGCCACGATCGACGTCGGCGCGATCAGCGCGAACGTGCGCCACCTCCGCCGCCTGACCGGGTCCGAGGTGATCGCCGTCGTCAAGGCGGACGGCTACGGTCACGGCGCCGTGCGCAGCGCCGTGGCAGCTCTCGACGGCGGTGCGAGCCGTATCGGCGTCGCCGACGTCGGCGAGGCGCTTGCACTGCGGCGGGCGGGGGTGGATGCCCCGATCCTCGCGTGGCTGCACGCGCCGGGCGCGAACTTCCGCGAGGCGGCCGCCGCGAGCATCGAGCTCGGCATCTCGAGCTTCGACCAGCTGCTGCAGGCGTCGGCCGCGGCATCCGTCGACCGCCCCGTCGCGGTCCACCTGAAAGTCGAGACGGGCCTCGGCCGCAACGGCATCGCGCCCGAGGACTACCGGGTCGTCTTCTCTGAGGCGGCGCGCCTCGAGCGGATCGGCAAGCTCCGCGTGCTCGGCGTCTTCAGCCACCTGTCCAACGCCTCCGCCGACGACGATCGGGCGGCCGTGCGGGTCTTCCACGACGCGCTCGGGGTGGCTGCCGCAGCGGGCCTGGCCCCGCCGCTTCGGCACATCGCGGCGAGCCACGCTGCCATCGCGCTGCCCGAGTCGCGCCTGGGCTGCGTGCGCCTCGGCGTCTCGATCTACGGGCTCTCGCCCTTCGCCGACCGTGACTCGGGCGACCTGGGCCTGCGCCCCGCCATGACGTTGCGAGCGCCGGTCGCTGCGGTGCGCCGCGTGCCGGCCGGGCACGGCGTCTCGTACGGCTACGACTACCGCACCGACCGCGAGACGACCCTCGCCCTCGTGCCCCTGGGGTACGCCGACGGTGTTCCGCGCAGCGCCTCGGGCGCGGGTCCGGTCTCGATCGACGGCTCGCGCTTCCGCGTCGCGGGGCGGATCGCGATGGACCAGTTCGTCGTCGACGTCGGCGACCACCCGGTGCGCGTCGGCGACGAGGTGGTGCTCTTCGGCGATCCGACGCTCGGAGTGCCGTCCGCGGATGGATGGGCGGATGCCGCGTCCACCATCAACTACGAGATCGTGACGCGTATCGGCCCCCGCGTTCCCCGCCGGCAGGTCTCGTCGTGA
- a CDS encoding holo-ACP synthase: MIVGIGVDLVDIPRFERTLERTPRLVERLFSPSERERPLRSLAARYAAKEALIKALGGSDGVHWTEIEVASEASGRPVFVLTGSTAAAVEDRGITMMHLSMSHDANLATAYVIAEAAPGSDPT; the protein is encoded by the coding sequence ATGATCGTCGGAATCGGCGTCGACCTCGTCGACATCCCGCGTTTCGAGCGCACCCTCGAGCGCACGCCGCGGCTCGTCGAGCGGCTCTTCTCGCCGTCCGAGCGCGAGCGCCCCCTCCGGTCGCTCGCCGCCCGCTACGCGGCCAAAGAGGCGCTCATCAAGGCCCTCGGCGGCTCGGACGGCGTGCACTGGACTGAGATCGAGGTCGCCTCCGAGGCATCCGGTCGTCCCGTCTTCGTGCTGACCGGATCGACCGCCGCCGCCGTCGAAGACCGGGGGATCACGATGATGCACCTCTCGATGTCGCACGACGCGAACCTGGCGACGGCCTACGTCATCGCCGAGGCGGCGCCCGGATCGGACCCGACGTGA
- the glmS gene encoding glutamine--fructose-6-phosphate transaminase (isomerizing), with product MCGIVGYVGPRDSQAILLSGLARLEYRGYDSAGIAVIDGAGGLGMRKKAGKLSILRDDLAEHPLPDGTTGIGHTRWATHGGPTDANAHPHLADDDDLALIHNGIIENFADLKAGLLADGFTFRSETDTEVAAVLLGREYRNNGGDLVEAFRSTVSQLEGAFTLLAMHEDHPGLVVGARRNSPLVIGLGDGENFLASDVAAFVEHTRHALAIGQDEIVAITPAGVEVTDFAGGSVEVEPFEVLWDAAAADKGGWSSFMAKEVSEEPEAVANTVRGRIRDGVVSIPELDGLDDLFAGINRIIVIACGTAAYAGMVGKYALEQWARVPVDVELAHEFRYRDPVIGPETLVVSISQSGETMDTLMAVKYAREAGAKTVSICNTQGATIPRESDAIVYTHAGPEVAVASTKAFVAQITALYLLALHIGGVRGALSPTEIAHHVLELEAVPEKIQRILDRSQKHIEEFAGWMADTRSVLFLGRHVGYPIALEGALKLKEISYIHAEGFAAGELKHGPIALIEPGQPVFVIVPSPRESPVLHSKVVSNIQEIRARGARVIAVAEEGDAAVLPFADEVLHIPLADPLMEPLLAVVPLHIFAMGLATAKGLDVDQPRNLAKSVTVE from the coding sequence ATGTGTGGAATCGTGGGTTACGTCGGCCCGAGGGACAGCCAGGCCATCCTCCTCTCCGGCCTCGCGCGCCTCGAATACCGCGGATACGACTCCGCGGGCATCGCCGTGATCGACGGCGCGGGCGGCCTCGGCATGCGCAAGAAGGCCGGCAAGCTCAGCATCCTCCGCGATGACCTCGCCGAGCACCCGCTGCCCGACGGCACGACCGGCATCGGCCACACCCGCTGGGCGACCCACGGCGGACCGACCGACGCGAACGCCCACCCGCACCTCGCCGACGACGACGATCTCGCGCTCATCCACAACGGCATCATCGAGAACTTCGCCGACCTCAAGGCGGGCCTCCTCGCCGACGGCTTCACGTTCCGGAGCGAGACCGACACCGAGGTCGCCGCGGTGCTGCTCGGCCGCGAGTACCGCAACAACGGAGGAGATCTCGTCGAGGCCTTCCGCTCCACCGTCTCGCAGCTCGAGGGCGCCTTCACGCTTCTCGCCATGCACGAGGACCACCCCGGCCTCGTCGTCGGAGCACGTCGCAACTCGCCCCTCGTGATCGGCCTCGGCGACGGCGAGAACTTCCTCGCCTCGGACGTCGCCGCCTTCGTCGAGCACACCCGGCACGCGCTCGCGATCGGCCAGGACGAGATCGTCGCCATCACGCCCGCCGGCGTCGAGGTCACCGACTTCGCGGGCGGATCCGTCGAGGTCGAGCCCTTCGAGGTGCTGTGGGATGCCGCGGCCGCCGACAAGGGCGGCTGGTCGTCGTTCATGGCCAAGGAGGTCTCGGAAGAGCCCGAGGCGGTCGCGAACACGGTGCGCGGCCGCATCCGCGACGGAGTCGTCTCGATCCCCGAGCTCGACGGCCTCGACGACCTCTTCGCCGGCATCAACCGGATCATCGTCATCGCGTGCGGCACGGCCGCGTATGCGGGCATGGTCGGCAAGTACGCGCTCGAGCAGTGGGCACGCGTGCCCGTCGACGTCGAGCTCGCCCACGAGTTCCGCTACCGCGACCCGGTGATCGGCCCTGAGACCCTCGTCGTCTCGATCAGCCAGTCGGGCGAGACGATGGACACCCTCATGGCCGTCAAGTACGCCCGTGAGGCGGGCGCCAAGACCGTGTCGATCTGCAACACGCAGGGCGCGACCATCCCGCGCGAGTCGGACGCGATCGTCTACACGCACGCCGGTCCGGAGGTCGCCGTCGCCTCGACGAAGGCGTTCGTCGCCCAGATCACGGCCCTGTACCTCCTCGCGCTGCACATCGGCGGCGTCCGCGGCGCGCTCAGCCCCACCGAGATCGCGCACCACGTGCTCGAGCTCGAGGCCGTGCCGGAGAAGATCCAGCGCATCCTCGACCGCTCGCAGAAGCACATCGAGGAGTTCGCGGGCTGGATGGCCGACACGCGCTCCGTGCTGTTCCTCGGGCGCCACGTGGGCTACCCGATCGCGCTCGAGGGCGCGCTCAAGCTCAAGGAGATCTCGTACATCCACGCCGAGGGCTTCGCGGCCGGTGAGCTCAAGCACGGCCCCATCGCGCTGATCGAGCCGGGCCAGCCTGTCTTCGTCATCGTGCCGTCGCCGCGCGAGTCGCCCGTGCTCCACTCGAAGGTCGTCTCGAACATCCAGGAGATCCGCGCCCGCGGCGCCCGCGTCATCGCGGTGGCCGAAGAGGGCGACGCGGCGGTCCTGCCGTTCGCCGACGAGGTGCTGCACATCCCGCTCGCGGACCCGCTCATGGAGCCGCTCCTCGCCGTCGTGCCGCTGCACATCTTCGCCATGGGCCTCGCCACGGCGAAGGGCCTCGACGTCGACCAGCCCCGCAACCTCGCGAAGTCGGTCACGGTCGAGTAG
- the coaA gene encoding type I pantothenate kinase yields the protein MSAEAAIPGEDSADSFLESVDGFDGDSDLSPALYREIGREEWSRLAGGLAQPLSETEVVQLRGLGDRLDLAEVREVYLPLSRLLSLYATATKRLGADTSGFLQEPDTTTPFVIGVAGSVAVGKSTIARLLRELVSRWPGTPRVELVTTDGFLYPNAELERRGLMGRKGFPESYDRRALVKFLTDVKSGAAEAQAPFYSHLRYDIVPDAHVTVRRPDVVIVEGLNVLQPPPQPNDVAVSDLFDFSIYVDAATDHITQWYVDRFLALRRAAFSNPTSYFKVFAELTDEQAVEMALGFWNDINLPNLEENVKPTRHRATLVLHKAANHAVERVLLRKL from the coding sequence ATGTCCGCCGAAGCTGCGATCCCCGGAGAAGACTCCGCCGACTCCTTCCTCGAGAGCGTGGACGGGTTCGACGGGGACAGCGACTTGAGCCCCGCGCTGTACCGCGAGATCGGCCGGGAGGAGTGGTCCCGCCTCGCGGGCGGCCTGGCGCAGCCGCTGTCCGAGACCGAGGTCGTCCAGCTGCGTGGTCTCGGCGACCGCCTCGACCTCGCCGAGGTGCGAGAGGTCTACCTTCCGCTCAGCCGGCTGCTGAGCCTCTACGCGACGGCGACGAAGCGGCTGGGCGCCGACACCTCCGGCTTCCTCCAGGAGCCCGACACGACGACGCCGTTCGTCATCGGCGTCGCCGGCTCGGTCGCCGTCGGCAAGTCGACGATCGCTCGCCTCCTGCGAGAGCTCGTGAGCCGCTGGCCCGGAACCCCGCGCGTCGAGCTCGTCACGACCGACGGCTTCCTGTACCCGAACGCCGAGCTCGAGCGCCGGGGCCTCATGGGCCGCAAGGGCTTCCCCGAGTCGTACGACCGGCGGGCGCTCGTGAAGTTCCTCACGGATGTCAAAAGCGGTGCAGCCGAGGCGCAGGCGCCCTTCTACTCGCACCTCCGGTACGACATCGTGCCCGACGCCCATGTCACGGTGCGCCGCCCCGACGTGGTCATCGTCGAGGGGCTCAACGTCCTGCAGCCCCCGCCCCAGCCGAACGACGTCGCGGTGAGCGACCTGTTCGACTTCTCGATCTACGTGGATGCCGCGACCGACCACATCACGCAGTGGTACGTCGACCGGTTCCTGGCCCTGCGACGCGCGGCGTTCTCCAACCCGACGTCGTACTTCAAGGTGTTCGCCGAGCTGACCGACGAGCAGGCGGTCGAGATGGCGCTGGGCTTCTGGAACGACATCAACCTCCCGAACCTCGAGGAGAACGTCAAGCCGACGCGGCACCGCGCGACGCTCGTGCTGCACAAGGCCGCGAACCACGCGGTCGAGCGCGTCCTCCTCCGCAAGCTCTAG
- a CDS encoding Ppx/GppA phosphatase family protein, producing the protein MRLGVLDIGSNTVHLLVADARPGGRPLATTSQRTVLRLMRYLGPDGSITDEGVNALVGAVAEAKKVALAEKVDELLATATSAVREATNGPEVIALIEEALGQELQVLGGESEARFTFLAVRRWFGWAAGQILLFDIGGGSLELASGADELPDAAASVPLGAGRMTVQFLPDDPPGEEAVEVLRAHARTTLAPVVDRFMAEPRPDHVVGSSKAIRSLAKLAGYPVPGSSGIEGMLLPRAALGSWIPRLARIPAAARQELPGITPDRTFQIVAGAVVLHTAMTMLKVDELEVSPWALREGVLLRYIESMSWG; encoded by the coding sequence GTGCGCCTGGGAGTCCTCGACATCGGCTCGAACACCGTCCATCTTCTGGTCGCGGACGCGCGGCCCGGCGGCCGCCCGCTCGCCACGACGAGCCAGCGGACCGTGCTGCGCCTCATGCGCTACCTCGGTCCGGACGGCTCGATCACCGATGAGGGGGTGAACGCGCTCGTCGGCGCCGTCGCCGAGGCGAAGAAGGTCGCGCTCGCCGAGAAGGTCGACGAGCTGCTCGCGACGGCGACCTCGGCCGTCCGCGAGGCCACGAACGGCCCGGAGGTGATCGCCCTCATCGAGGAGGCGCTTGGCCAGGAACTGCAGGTGCTCGGCGGCGAGTCCGAGGCCCGCTTCACCTTCCTCGCCGTCCGGCGCTGGTTCGGGTGGGCGGCCGGGCAGATCCTGCTCTTCGACATCGGCGGCGGCTCGCTCGAGCTCGCGTCGGGTGCCGACGAGCTGCCCGATGCCGCGGCATCCGTCCCGCTCGGTGCGGGGCGCATGACGGTGCAGTTCCTCCCCGACGATCCCCCCGGCGAGGAGGCCGTCGAGGTGCTCCGCGCGCACGCTCGCACGACCCTCGCGCCCGTCGTCGACCGGTTCATGGCCGAGCCGCGGCCCGATCACGTCGTGGGGTCGTCGAAGGCCATCCGCTCCCTCGCGAAGCTCGCGGGCTACCCGGTTCCGGGATCGTCCGGAATCGAGGGGATGCTGCTCCCCCGCGCCGCTCTCGGCTCGTGGATCCCGCGGCTCGCGCGCATCCCCGCCGCGGCACGGCAGGAGCTCCCCGGCATCACTCCCGATCGCACGTTCCAGATCGTCGCAGGGGCGGTCGTGCTCCACACCGCCATGACGATGCTGAAAGTCGACGAGCTCGAGGTGAGCCCGTGGGCCCTTCGCGAGGGCGTTCTGCTGCGGTACATCGAGTCGATGTCCTGGGGCTGA